The following coding sequences are from one Ruminococcus flavefaciens AE3010 window:
- a CDS encoding MutS-related protein, whose product MSEHTANELSGFSLLAPDKSGSYHRLSDDTANDLSVDFIVESISRNSTEKQVISRLLLDMPTDEKTIRYRREVYRELRDDTELCEKLYDIFEGMRFFTQDGQKRLEKGATIWELISKLKYLENYISSVIELNNAIEGREFTSEGMKKFAAFVGDIYNNSGFEELAKDIELISEDVRHVRSITIGVNLDENFYPAETGIIALNRFWFEEQSMLKRFLKYHRKDHVNDEDLMAFSMEMPEDNMNESLNKFERKYRGAARQPSANPLMNNLNSIIERMLPSTTAKLRRVLHKYVDVSGYALAGLADELLFYLRFIELEKQLTASGVPCCMGESSDGDTVLRDFYNVKLAICRGNGTVEEEIVCNDLEFTREKTVNILTGPNRGGKTIFTQGVGLAFFLYQSGVFVPAASARIRICDGIYTHFPVEEERTVSLGRLGEEAERFNEICKVATGSSLLLFNESFATTSHSESVYIAEDVLRYLCCIGARTFFNTHMHELAEDTDKFSKAEGAICKAVSVVMENEGGKRSYKISYKAPDGKSYAHEIAYKYGITFEQLMDNRP is encoded by the coding sequence ATGTCCGAGCATACAGCTAACGAACTAAGCGGATTCAGCCTTCTTGCTCCCGATAAAAGCGGCAGCTATCACAGGCTCAGCGATGATACAGCCAACGACCTGTCCGTAGATTTCATTGTTGAAAGCATTTCGCGCAATTCCACTGAGAAGCAGGTCATAAGCAGGCTACTTCTTGATATGCCCACAGATGAGAAGACGATCAGATACCGCAGGGAGGTCTACAGGGAGCTCAGAGACGATACGGAGCTCTGCGAAAAGCTTTACGATATATTTGAGGGTATGCGCTTTTTTACTCAGGACGGTCAGAAGCGCTTGGAAAAGGGCGCGACTATCTGGGAGCTCATCTCAAAGCTGAAATATCTTGAGAATTATATCAGCTCCGTCATTGAACTGAATAATGCCATTGAGGGGCGGGAGTTCACCTCGGAGGGAATGAAGAAATTCGCGGCATTCGTGGGGGATATCTACAATAACAGCGGCTTTGAGGAGCTTGCAAAGGATATCGAACTGATAAGCGAGGACGTCCGCCATGTGAGGAGCATAACTATCGGCGTGAACCTTGATGAGAATTTCTACCCTGCCGAGACAGGCATAATCGCTCTCAACAGGTTCTGGTTCGAGGAGCAGAGCATGCTGAAGCGCTTCCTGAAATACCACAGGAAGGATCATGTGAACGACGAGGACCTTATGGCTTTTTCAATGGAAATGCCGGAGGACAATATGAACGAAAGTCTCAATAAGTTTGAGAGGAAATACCGCGGAGCTGCAAGACAGCCCTCTGCGAATCCTCTTATGAACAACCTCAACAGCATTATCGAGCGCATGCTGCCCTCTACGACTGCAAAGCTCAGGCGCGTCCTCCACAAATATGTTGACGTGAGCGGCTATGCTCTTGCAGGACTTGCGGACGAGCTGCTGTTTTATCTCCGCTTCATCGAGCTTGAAAAGCAGCTTACAGCCTCGGGAGTACCCTGCTGCATGGGAGAGAGCTCTGACGGTGATACTGTACTCAGGGACTTCTACAACGTGAAGCTTGCCATTTGCCGCGGAAACGGAACTGTTGAAGAGGAGATAGTCTGCAACGACCTTGAATTCACGAGGGAAAAGACGGTCAATATACTCACAGGTCCCAACCGAGGCGGAAAGACCATATTCACTCAGGGCGTGGGACTGGCATTTTTCCTGTATCAGAGCGGAGTTTTTGTGCCTGCCGCTTCTGCAAGGATACGTATCTGTGACGGCATATACACTCATTTCCCGGTTGAGGAGGAGCGCACCGTGTCTCTGGGACGTCTTGGGGAGGAAGCGGAGCGATTCAACGAGATATGCAAAGTGGCAACAGGCAGCAGTCTGCTGCTGTTCAATGAGTCCTTTGCAACTACCAGCCACAGCGAGTCCGTGTATATAGCCGAGGACGTTCTGAGGTATCTGTGCTGTATAGGAGCGAGGACGTTCTTCAATACCCATATGCACGAGCTTGCCGAGGATACGGACAAATTCAGCAAGGCAGAGGGAGCAATATGCAAGGCTGTCAGCGTTGTCATGGAAAACGAGGGCGGCAAGCGGTCCTACAAGATAAGCTACAAGGCTCCCGACGGCAAGAGCTATGCCCATGAGATAGCCTATAAGTACGGCATAACCTTTGAGCAGCTCATGGATAACAGACCTTGA
- a CDS encoding ABC transporter ATP-binding protein: MSAIIEIKNVSKEFKVLNRREGLKGSLKDLFSRDYKTVRAVDNISMNIQQGEIVGYLGPNGAGKSTTIKMMTGVLEPTSGEILVGGNVPYKNRTKNAQEIGVVFGQRSQLWWALPLVESFKILKDIYQIPDEKYESIIKLYRSLVDIEPLLHKPVRQMSLGQRTLSDILAAFLHDPKIVFLDEPTIGLDVAMKSRIRTLIHALNKERNTTVILTTHDMGDVDALCKRIVIIDKGKMLYDNDIEHLKGFFGSYRTLKLRMDGDLKEQAKLVQKELPEFSVSADDEWISVLVDEEKAKIMDVLGKLQHSYNIKDMQLEEISTEEVIKKIYEEGVQ; encoded by the coding sequence ATGTCAGCTATTATCGAGATCAAAAATGTCAGCAAGGAGTTCAAAGTGCTCAATCGGCGAGAGGGACTCAAGGGCAGTCTGAAAGATCTGTTTTCGCGGGACTACAAGACTGTACGCGCTGTTGACAATATATCAATGAACATTCAGCAGGGCGAGATCGTGGGATATCTCGGTCCTAACGGCGCCGGAAAATCCACTACTATCAAAATGATGACAGGCGTTCTGGAACCCACATCGGGAGAGATACTTGTAGGCGGCAATGTCCCCTATAAAAACCGAACCAAAAACGCTCAGGAAATAGGCGTAGTATTCGGTCAGCGCTCACAGCTGTGGTGGGCTCTGCCCCTTGTGGAGTCCTTCAAGATACTTAAAGATATCTACCAGATACCCGACGAGAAGTACGAGAGCATAATAAAGCTTTACCGCTCACTGGTGGACATCGAGCCCCTGCTCCACAAGCCTGTCCGTCAGATGTCTCTGGGACAGCGTACTCTCAGCGATATCCTCGCAGCATTTCTCCACGACCCTAAGATAGTCTTCCTTGACGAGCCTACTATCGGTCTTGATGTTGCCATGAAATCAAGGATTCGTACTCTTATCCACGCTCTCAACAAGGAGAGGAACACAACTGTTATCCTGACCACTCACGATATGGGCGACGTTGACGCGCTCTGCAAGAGGATAGTCATTATCGACAAGGGCAAGATGCTCTACGACAACGATATCGAGCACCTCAAGGGCTTTTTCGGCTCATACCGCACATTGAAGCTGCGTATGGACGGTGACCTGAAAGAGCAGGCAAAGCTGGTGCAAAAGGAGCTGCCTGAGTTTTCCGTATCAGCCGACGATGAGTGGATATCAGTTCTCGTTGACGAGGAAAAAGCCAAGATCATGGACGTTCTCGGCAAGCTCCAGCACTCCTATAACATAAAGGATATGCAGCTTGAAGAAATATCCACCGAGGAGGTCATCAAGAAGATATACGAGGAGGGTGTGCAATGA
- a CDS encoding ABC transporter ATP-binding protein — translation MKEFAAELNNVSFRYGNSDEGALHSLNMKIKKGECVLLCGASGCGKTTITRLLNGLIPHYYEGDLQGDITVLGRNIRDTSIEDLAGTVGSVFQNPRSQFFCVDTTAEIAFGCENMGLSETEIQKRIENTVTDMRIEKLQNRSIFNLSGGEKQKIACAGVSAMQPELIVLDEPTSNLDLEAIDELRDIIAAWKSQGKTIVIAEHRLYFLRELADRMVILENGKIIKELASEKIKKLTNADTERMGIRPMTLPDIGYSEDNAAAQGDVLILEDFIFTYKDGKHGINIQRLELPMNSIIAITGQNGAGKSTLIRNICGLERRCKGVMKLSGKRLKAKDRLHTCYMIMQDVNHQLFTESVHEEVILSMTDKSLTDEQKRKRADEILLQLDLAEYADRHPMALSGGQKQRTAIASGIASSKPVIILDEPTSGLDLAHMEQVADQLKKLKDMGRTAIVVTHDNEFILSCCDHIVRLENGCAVKNCPLGK, via the coding sequence ATGAAAGAATTTGCGGCTGAACTGAATAATGTTTCATTCCGCTACGGGAACTCTGATGAGGGTGCATTGCATAGTCTGAATATGAAAATCAAAAAGGGCGAATGTGTACTGCTCTGCGGCGCATCGGGCTGCGGAAAGACCACGATAACCCGTTTGCTGAACGGACTTATCCCTCATTATTATGAAGGTGATTTGCAGGGGGACATCACAGTACTCGGCAGAAATATCCGTGATACGTCAATAGAAGACCTTGCAGGCACAGTCGGCAGTGTATTCCAGAATCCCCGCAGTCAGTTCTTCTGTGTGGACACGACAGCGGAAATTGCATTCGGCTGTGAGAACATGGGACTTTCCGAAACAGAAATACAAAAGCGCATAGAAAATACTGTCACAGATATGCGCATTGAAAAATTGCAAAACCGCAGTATATTCAATCTGTCAGGCGGCGAAAAGCAGAAGATCGCCTGTGCGGGGGTTTCAGCAATGCAGCCTGAGCTGATCGTGCTTGATGAGCCTACATCGAACCTCGACCTTGAGGCTATCGACGAGCTGCGAGACATCATTGCAGCTTGGAAATCACAGGGCAAAACCATAGTGATAGCCGAGCATCGGCTGTATTTTCTGCGTGAGCTGGCAGACAGAATGGTGATACTTGAAAACGGAAAGATCATAAAGGAACTGGCTTCCGAAAAGATAAAAAAACTCACAAATGCCGATACGGAAAGAATGGGCATACGTCCGATGACTCTCCCCGATATAGGGTATTCTGAGGATAATGCAGCTGCGCAGGGCGATGTGCTGATACTTGAAGATTTTATTTTTACCTATAAGGACGGCAAACACGGTATCAATATACAGCGGCTGGAATTGCCGATGAATAGTATCATTGCGATAACAGGTCAGAACGGTGCAGGCAAAAGCACACTTATAAGAAATATATGCGGACTTGAACGCAGGTGCAAGGGCGTCATGAAACTCAGCGGCAAAAGGCTGAAAGCAAAAGACCGCCTGCATACCTGCTATATGATAATGCAGGACGTGAACCACCAGCTTTTTACGGAGAGCGTCCACGAAGAGGTAATTCTGAGTATGACGGACAAGTCCCTTACCGATGAGCAGAAGAGAAAGAGGGCTGATGAAATACTTCTGCAGCTTGACCTTGCGGAGTACGCCGATAGGCACCCTATGGCACTTTCGGGAGGACAGAAGCAGCGCACTGCCATAGCATCTGGTATCGCATCAAGCAAGCCTGTTATCATTCTGGACGAACCTACAAGCGGGCTCGACCTTGCCCATATGGAGCAGGTGGCAGATCAGCTGAAAAAGCTGAAGGATATGGGCAGGACAGCCATTGTTGTTACCCACGATAATGAATTTATCCTTTCATGCTGCGACCATATCGTCAGACTTGAAAACGGCTGTGCTGTGAAAAACTGTCCCCTTGGCAAATGA
- a CDS encoding energy-coupling factor transporter transmembrane component T, translating into MFTADIENRGLVLDPRTKLALMLTLVVFALGGTGSDIQAVQIGTIIISMLPIVLLFTAKQWKKAVLFGLLYAVLKAAELLLIPNLTGAALSILGLCCMIFVRLMPSLIMGAYMLSSTTVSEFIAAMHRMHVPQQMTIPLSVMFRFFPTVLEEFAAINTAMKMRDIRIGGNNAGKLFEYRLVPLMVCSVNIGSELSAAALTRGLGVSVKRTNICKIGFYLQDTAVIFLAASLYVLWVLGMIGVIK; encoded by the coding sequence ATGTTTACAGCTGATATTGAAAACAGAGGACTTGTACTTGACCCGCGAACGAAGCTTGCCCTTATGCTGACACTGGTAGTTTTTGCACTTGGGGGAACAGGCAGCGATATACAGGCAGTTCAGATCGGGACGATCATAATAAGTATGCTGCCGATAGTTTTGCTTTTCACAGCGAAGCAATGGAAAAAGGCAGTTCTGTTTGGTTTGCTCTATGCTGTTTTAAAGGCTGCCGAGCTTCTGCTGATACCAAACCTGACAGGTGCCGCACTCAGTATCCTGGGACTTTGCTGTATGATCTTTGTTCGTCTTATGCCGTCGCTTATTATGGGAGCATATATGCTCTCCTCCACGACGGTAAGTGAATTCATAGCCGCAATGCACCGTATGCACGTTCCGCAGCAGATGACCATACCGCTTTCGGTCATGTTCCGTTTCTTCCCGACAGTTCTGGAGGAATTTGCTGCGATCAATACTGCCATGAAAATGCGGGATATCCGTATCGGCGGCAATAATGCAGGAAAGCTCTTTGAATACAGGCTCGTTCCCTTAATGGTATGCTCGGTCAATATCGGCAGTGAGCTTTCAGCGGCAGCTCTTACAAGAGGTCTTGGAGTCAGCGTGAAACGCACAAATATATGTAAGATAGGATTCTATTTACAGGATACGGCGGTAATTTTTCTTGCAGCTTCACTTTATGTGCTGTGGGTCCTCGGAATGATCGGAGTGATAAAATGA
- a CDS encoding GNAT family N-acetyltransferase, with protein MEISIMTAEHEKWEAAAEFAENCSWRAGKELARLMGGDAFADRERVFAAFEDGSPVGFCTLTEKDQLLPKYPYTPLIGFVFVDEAHRGKRISQKLIEAALGYAKSIGYNKVYIMSGEKGLYEKFGFVSMGDYETIYGETEQLLVISCERRDNNG; from the coding sequence ATGGAAATAAGTATAATGACAGCTGAACATGAGAAATGGGAAGCTGCGGCGGAGTTTGCGGAAAACTGCTCATGGAGGGCAGGAAAAGAGCTTGCAAGGCTCATGGGCGGTGACGCCTTTGCGGACCGGGAGCGGGTCTTTGCAGCCTTTGAGGACGGAAGCCCTGTAGGATTCTGCACACTCACCGAAAAGGACCAGCTTTTGCCGAAATATCCGTATACGCCGCTGATAGGATTTGTATTCGTTGACGAAGCTCACCGCGGCAAAAGAATATCGCAGAAGCTGATAGAAGCAGCCCTTGGATATGCCAAAAGCATCGGATATAACAAGGTATACATCATGAGCGGCGAAAAGGGGCTGTATGAGAAATTCGGCTTTGTCTCCATGGGGGACTATGAGACCATATATGGCGAGACTGAACAGCTGCTGGTCATATCGTGTGAAAGGAGAGATAACAATGGATAA
- a CDS encoding MptD family putative ECF transporter S component, protein MKGKDLINIGIFSAIYFVIVFIIAMLGMIPIFLPLLAVLVPMIAGIPFMLFLTRVKKFGMIWIMSIIMGIMMLLTGMSWPPLVVSVFSGLLAELVYKSGNYKSAAKAVITNGVFSLWVAANFLPLFFAADTYWSSRQNYGQDYIDTVTKLMPTWMCPVTFIIMIISSYLIYAQLDNAGKYSALLRTVDVCVGQAQDVFSTPQMDISGEDIVPEHCDISAENISFAYEQKRIIDGISLSIPEHTTTALVGPSGGGKTTLTSLISRFWDVDEGKVTLDGRGVREYSMDSLMRNFSFVFQSVYLFADTIANNIRFGQPDAPMEKVIEAAKKACCHDFIMQLPDGYDTVIGEGGASLSGGEKQRISIARAIMNDSPVIVLDEATANVDPENEAELMKAIEALTKEKTIIMIAHRLKTVRHADQILVIENGRIAQQGTHDSLMTQDGIYRTFVESRREAASWRL, encoded by the coding sequence ATGAAAGGCAAAGATCTCATCAACATCGGTATTTTTTCGGCTATTTATTTTGTTATTGTGTTTATCATTGCGATGCTCGGAATGATACCGATATTCCTGCCATTACTGGCAGTTCTGGTCCCCATGATCGCGGGGATACCGTTCATGCTGTTTCTGACCAGAGTCAAAAAATTCGGCATGATCTGGATAATGAGCATCATCATGGGAATTATGATGCTGCTCACAGGTATGAGCTGGCCGCCCCTTGTTGTGTCGGTTTTCAGCGGACTGCTTGCGGAGCTTGTATACAAAAGCGGCAATTATAAAAGTGCGGCAAAGGCGGTTATCACAAATGGAGTATTCAGTCTGTGGGTGGCAGCGAACTTCCTGCCGCTGTTCTTTGCAGCTGATACATACTGGTCGAGCCGTCAGAATTACGGTCAGGACTATATCGACACCGTGACAAAGCTTATGCCGACATGGATGTGTCCCGTAACATTCATAATCATGATAATCAGCTCATACCTGATATATGCACAGCTTGACAATGCGGGCAAGTATTCGGCGCTGCTCAGAACGGTAGATGTTTGCGTGGGGCAGGCACAGGATGTTTTCAGTACACCGCAAATGGATATTTCGGGAGAGGATATCGTTCCCGAGCACTGCGATATCTCGGCTGAAAATATCAGCTTTGCCTATGAGCAGAAAAGAATAATCGACGGCATTTCGCTGAGTATTCCCGAACACACAACAACTGCCCTTGTAGGACCCTCAGGGGGCGGAAAGACCACGCTGACCTCTCTTATCTCCCGTTTCTGGGACGTTGACGAGGGAAAGGTCACTCTTGACGGCAGAGGTGTCCGCGAATACAGCATGGATTCACTTATGCGGAATTTCAGCTTCGTGTTCCAGAGCGTGTACCTGTTTGCGGATACCATAGCAAATAACATTCGGTTCGGTCAGCCCGATGCACCTATGGAAAAGGTCATTGAAGCTGCGAAAAAGGCTTGCTGTCATGATTTTATCATGCAGCTGCCCGACGGTTATGATACAGTCATCGGTGAGGGCGGTGCAAGTCTTTCGGGCGGTGAGAAACAGCGTATTTCCATAGCCCGTGCAATTATGAATGACTCACCTGTGATCGTTCTTGACGAGGCAACAGCAAATGTGGATCCCGAAAACGAAGCGGAGCTGATGAAAGCCATTGAAGCCCTCACAAAGGAAAAGACTATTATTATGATAGCACACAGACTTAAAACCGTCCGTCATGCCGATCAGATACTTGTTATCGAAAACGGCAGGATCGCACAGCAGGGTACCCACGATTCGCTTATGACACAGGACGGCATCTACCGTACATTTGTGGAAAGCCGACGTGAAGCGGCTTCTTGGAGGCTCTGA
- a CDS encoding SDR family oxidoreductase codes for MKILFIGGTGTISMAITRLLAQQGHELWLLNRGNRNSDLPENVRTIIADISDEEETAKKLEGMSFDCVGEFIGFVPSQLERDFRLFSGKTKQFIYISSASAYQKPPTGYVITEDTPLDNPYWEYSRNKKACEEYLMERYKKDGFPVTIVRPSHTYDERSVPLGVHGKGGSWQVVKRIKEGKPVIIHGDGSSLWTITHNSDFAKAYVGLIGNPKAIGEAFHITSDESVSWNEIYKAIADALGTELKPCYVSSRTLADMSDYDFVGSLIGDKANSVVFDNSKVKALVPDFKAEVSVKEGIRRTVEYILAHPEYQNDDEEFDLWCDKVIAAVEKMEKDF; via the coding sequence ATGAAAATACTATTCATAGGCGGAACGGGCACTATCAGCATGGCGATAACACGTCTCCTTGCTCAGCAGGGACATGAGCTCTGGCTGCTGAACCGCGGAAACAGGAACTCCGACCTGCCTGAAAATGTCCGTACTATCATCGCCGATATCTCTGACGAGGAGGAGACCGCAAAGAAACTGGAGGGTATGTCCTTTGACTGCGTCGGCGAGTTCATAGGCTTCGTGCCGTCGCAGCTGGAGCGGGACTTCCGCCTGTTCAGCGGCAAGACCAAGCAGTTCATATACATCAGCTCCGCTTCTGCATATCAGAAGCCACCGACAGGCTATGTCATAACCGAGGATACTCCCCTTGACAATCCCTACTGGGAGTACTCCCGCAACAAAAAAGCCTGCGAGGAATACCTCATGGAGCGTTACAAAAAAGACGGCTTCCCTGTTACTATTGTTCGTCCAAGTCATACCTACGACGAGAGAAGCGTACCGCTCGGAGTTCACGGCAAGGGCGGCAGCTGGCAGGTGGTCAAGCGCATAAAGGAGGGCAAGCCCGTCATTATCCACGGCGACGGAAGCTCCCTGTGGACTATCACCCACAACAGCGACTTCGCAAAGGCTTATGTGGGACTTATTGGCAATCCCAAGGCTATCGGCGAGGCATTCCACATAACCTCCGACGAAAGCGTCAGCTGGAACGAGATATACAAGGCTATCGCAGACGCTCTCGGTACCGAGCTGAAGCCCTGCTATGTTTCGTCACGCACTCTTGCGGATATGAGCGATTATGACTTCGTGGGAAGTCTTATCGGCGACAAGGCTAATTCCGTGGTGTTCGACAACTCCAAGGTAAAGGCGCTGGTGCCTGATTTCAAGGCAGAGGTCTCCGTAAAAGAGGGTATCCGCCGCACTGTGGAGTACATACTAGCTCACCCCGAATATCAGAATGACGACGAGGAGTTCGACCTGTGGTGCGACAAGGTCATTGCCGCTGTAGAAAAAATGGAAAAGGATTTCTGA
- a CDS encoding iron-containing alcohol dehydrogenase → MDNFNFYSPTEFVFGRDRENECGEYVKKYGGSKVLLHYGGGSAERSGLLGRVRDSLNRSGVSFVELGGVQPNPRDTLVYKGIDLCRSEGVDFILAVGGGSSIDSAKAIAAGVPYDGDFWDFYSGSHIEKALPVGVVLTIAAAGSEGSGDSVITKEDGMLKRGAGSDALRPRFSVLNPALTQTLPAYQTACGATDIMAHVFERYFTNTKEVEITDRLCEAVLLTMVKETPRVIAAPDNYEARANIMWAGMVAHNNIVGVGRQQDWNSHGIEHELSALYDCAHGAGLAVIMPSWMEFVYKHNVMRFCQMATRVFGCQMDYENPEATALEGIRRFRSFLHSIGMPINFAELGAKEEDIPALVDKFGIGSGRTGGFVALSAEDVTEIYKIAARASL, encoded by the coding sequence ATGGATAATTTCAACTTTTACAGTCCTACCGAATTTGTTTTCGGCAGAGACAGGGAAAACGAATGTGGAGAATACGTGAAAAAATACGGCGGAAGCAAGGTGCTTCTCCACTACGGCGGCGGCTCAGCCGAAAGGTCGGGGCTTCTGGGCAGAGTAAGAGATTCTCTTAACAGGAGCGGCGTTAGCTTCGTTGAGCTGGGCGGCGTTCAGCCCAATCCAAGGGATACTCTGGTATACAAGGGCATCGACCTCTGCCGCAGCGAGGGTGTGGACTTCATACTCGCAGTAGGCGGCGGCTCGTCTATCGACTCAGCCAAGGCTATTGCCGCAGGTGTGCCCTATGACGGCGATTTCTGGGACTTCTACAGCGGCAGTCATATCGAAAAGGCTCTGCCCGTAGGCGTTGTCCTCACTATCGCAGCCGCAGGCAGCGAGGGCTCGGGAGACTCCGTTATAACCAAAGAGGACGGCATGCTGAAAAGAGGTGCAGGCTCTGACGCACTGAGACCAAGATTCTCCGTGCTCAATCCCGCACTCACACAGACTCTTCCTGCATATCAGACAGCCTGCGGTGCTACGGACATCATGGCGCACGTTTTTGAAAGATACTTCACCAACACCAAGGAAGTGGAGATAACCGACCGTCTCTGCGAGGCTGTGCTGCTGACAATGGTCAAGGAAACTCCCCGTGTTATCGCAGCCCCCGATAACTATGAGGCAAGAGCCAATATAATGTGGGCAGGAATGGTGGCTCACAATAATATCGTCGGCGTGGGACGTCAGCAGGACTGGAACAGCCACGGCATCGAGCATGAGCTCTCCGCGCTGTATGACTGCGCTCACGGTGCTGGTCTTGCAGTTATCATGCCATCGTGGATGGAGTTCGTATACAAGCACAATGTTATGCGCTTCTGTCAGATGGCGACAAGAGTATTTGGCTGTCAGATGGATTACGAAAATCCCGAAGCAACTGCTCTCGAGGGTATACGCCGTTTCAGAAGCTTCCTCCACAGTATCGGTATGCCTATAAACTTTGCAGAGCTGGGCGCTAAGGAAGAGGATATCCCTGCTCTCGTTGATAAGTTCGGTATCGGCAGCGGCAGAACAGGCGGCTTTGTGGCACTGTCCGCTGAGGACGTCACCGAGATATATAAGATAGCCGCAAGGGCAAGTCTCTGA
- a CDS encoding ABC transporter permease — MKRKGLGFYAKIYCKILAQDLKSKMSYRADFIISTIGMICTNIAGFISFWILFRNFPSINGWGYYEMLFLYGFSLISLTPVQCFFDNNWSLRQNVYTGDFIKYCFRPINTFFYYQSEVFDIKGLGQLAFGLVMLIYSWVKIGLGFTPLMLLKTIVFLITASLIMIALQNAAAATCFWIQNSFYVLDLAFRFKDYAKYPITIFSPVFRFIFTFLMPIAFIAYYPSLVILRPDKVPILSWLSPVIGIAFFWLSYRIWMHGAKNYSGTGS, encoded by the coding sequence ATGAAAAGAAAAGGTTTAGGCTTCTACGCCAAGATATACTGCAAGATACTTGCTCAGGACCTGAAAAGCAAAATGAGCTACCGCGCAGACTTCATCATCTCCACTATCGGAATGATATGCACCAATATCGCAGGCTTTATCAGCTTCTGGATACTGTTCAGGAATTTCCCGTCAATTAACGGCTGGGGCTACTACGAGATGCTGTTCCTTTACGGCTTCTCGCTGATATCCCTTACTCCCGTACAGTGCTTCTTCGACAACAACTGGAGCCTCCGACAGAACGTTTACACAGGCGATTTCATAAAATACTGCTTCCGCCCAATCAATACTTTCTTCTATTATCAGTCGGAGGTATTCGACATAAAGGGTCTGGGACAGCTGGCATTCGGTCTGGTGATGCTTATCTATTCATGGGTAAAGATAGGTCTGGGCTTCACACCGCTCATGCTGTTGAAAACCATAGTGTTCCTTATAACGGCTTCACTTATAATGATAGCCCTGCAAAACGCTGCTGCAGCTACCTGCTTCTGGATACAGAACTCATTCTATGTTCTCGACCTTGCGTTCCGCTTCAAGGATTACGCAAAATATCCTATCACCATATTCAGTCCCGTATTCAGATTCATCTTCACATTCCTCATGCCTATCGCATTTATCGCATACTACCCCAGTCTTGTGATACTGCGTCCCGACAAGGTACCCATACTGTCATGGCTCTCACCTGTTATCGGCATCGCATTCTTCTGGCTCAGCTACAGGATATGGATGCACGGTGCAAAGAATTACAGCGGCACAGGTTCATAA
- a CDS encoding ABC transporter permease yields MKLKKYLTLTRAGIIEALQFRLSFVVMVIGNMLYLIVVYFLWKAIYASAGTDVVNGMTFTDTLIYLVLATALFNFMEMYTVWEIGRNIQSGKIVLDLLKPMEYRKYLFWSYSGSFVTQFFLTFLPTFIAVAVVTHGAIPMGINLLYFVISVVMAVSINYSIDFIVGTICLYTESIWGINIMKQVVVLLLSGATIPIAFFPDTLRTVVSYLPFQSIYNAPLSLLLNGSPDAETVIKALGTQLIWCIVMMTISKVFWKTSLRQITVNGG; encoded by the coding sequence ATGAAGCTGAAAAAATATCTCACTCTCACTCGTGCAGGAATTATTGAGGCATTGCAGTTCCGACTGTCATTCGTGGTAATGGTCATCGGCAATATGCTTTACCTCATAGTGGTGTACTTTCTCTGGAAAGCCATATACGCTTCCGCAGGAACAGACGTGGTAAACGGCATGACCTTTACTGACACCCTCATATACCTTGTACTGGCAACTGCACTGTTCAATTTTATGGAGATGTATACCGTCTGGGAGATAGGACGAAATATCCAGTCAGGCAAGATAGTCCTTGACCTGCTGAAGCCAATGGAGTACCGAAAGTACCTGTTCTGGTCGTACTCGGGCTCATTCGTCACACAGTTCTTCCTGACGTTCCTGCCCACATTCATAGCCGTGGCTGTCGTTACTCACGGAGCCATACCAATGGGCATAAATCTGCTGTACTTCGTTATTTCCGTAGTTATGGCGGTATCCATCAACTACAGCATAGACTTCATCGTGGGTACTATATGTCTCTACACCGAGTCGATATGGGGCATAAACATCATGAAGCAGGTGGTAGTACTCCTGCTTTCGGGTGCGACAATTCCTATTGCATTCTTCCCCGATACCCTCAGAACTGTGGTGAGCTACCTGCCCTTCCAGTCAATATACAACGCACCGCTGTCACTTCTGCTGAACGGTTCTCCCGATGCCGAGACTGTTATCAAAGCTCTCGGAACTCAGCTCATATGGTGCATAGTAATGATGACCATCAGCAAGGTGTTCTGGAAAACGTCCCTGCGGCAGATAACTGTGAACGGAGGCTGA